The DNA sequence CGGATCTCCCTGGCTTCATGTGGTCTACATCCCTCTGCTCTTTACCCTCGCTATACCGTACGGTCCCGAACTGATCGTACCGCTCAGTCTTACCGTCCCCGGTCTCGAGATGAGGCATTTCACGGATCAGAACCTGAGAGAGGAAGTCGTCTTCAACGCAGTAGCGGTCGTGACGGCAATAGCCCTTTCCCTCATTCTGTCGAGGATGAAGAAGGAACGGGATACGGCCAGGAAATCCCTCAGGCGACTGAAGGAGGCGGCTGAGGATATGGGCCCTGCGGCGGGCATCGACGTCATGAACGGCGAGAATCTCATCTCCCAGTATCTCTCTTCTTCGAATACGGCGAATGAGGAGATACGGGAATCGCTCCTCATCCTCGGCCGGATACTCTCCGCGGACTCGGTGGGCATGTTCACGCTGAAAGAGAATACCGCGACATTCAGGTGCTCAACCGCTGAGGACCAACCCTCGGGCGTCGATGATAGAGAGCCGATTGACCTATGCAGGCGGAAGAGGGCACCCGTATTGTTCGGCACAAATCCTCGAGGAGTCGCGATTCCCGTTCTGGACCGGGATATTATTGCAGGCGTTCTCATCACCAGGCGGAGCGGGCCGAACCCGTTCGAAGGTCCCGACATAAAGACGCTCGAGATGTTTTCGGGCCAAATCGCAAAGATGCTCCAGAGGCAGCGTATCTCTTCCCAGTTAACAAGGGATCGTTCGGCGCTCCAGATACTCCACAAGGGAAGCTCGAACCTCATCGCATCGCTCAAGATAGAGGGCATCGCGCGGAACCTGATAGAGGCCGCGCATAACATAGCACCGCTTTCGATGGCATTCTTCGTGCCGCGCGGCGACGGTTACGAACTGATCTACGAGATCGGTATCATCCCCCCGGAGGACCGCCACGTTGACTTCGGGAATTCCCTCGTTGGTATGGCGGTCAGGAATGGCGAACCGATCTACCTGTCGGACCTGAGGAATAATAAGATGCCCGTCCTGCCGTTCAAGGCGGGACAGGTGGGTTCAGTCTTCATGCTCCCTCTCCTCTATGAAAAGGAATTGCTCGGGCTCCTCGTTTTTCTATCGGAGCGACCGGGGGCACTGAACTCCTATCAGATCGAGCTCCTCGGGGTGCTCGGGAACCAGGCCTCTGCATCTCTCGTAAACGCGCGGCTGCACTCGGAAATTGAGAGGCTCGCCGTAACGGACGGCCTCACGGGCCTTTTCAACCACCGGCACTTTCAGGAAAAGCTGTCACTCGAATTGAATCGGTTGCAGCGCCTCCCTCACCCCCTTTCCCTGCTCCTCGTCGACATCGATTTCTTCAAGAAGATAAACGACGCGTACGGGCACCCGGCAGGCGACGTGATCCTGAAAGGTGTCGCGGCTATCGTGAAGACGACCGTGAGAAACACCGATATCCCGGCCAGGTACGGCGGGGAGGAATTTGCTGCCGTGCTCGCCGGCACCGATCGTGAGGGGGCGATGACGATGGCCGAGCGTCTGAGGAAATCGGTGGAGGGGAAGGGCTTCCTCATTGACGGGAAAGAGGTGCGAGTCACAGTGAGTATAGGGGCGGCCACCGCCCCCTATGACGCTGAAGAGAGGGAACAACTCATCAGCAGGGCGGACGAGGCGCTCTACCATGCCAAGGAGAACGGAAGAAACCGAAGTGTCCTCTGGCACGAGATTCCGTAAAGGAGACTGAATCCTTGGAACCCTTCACGTCGGACGTCACGGAAGAAGAGCTTCGTAGGGAGCGGGCAAAGGCCCGGGACTTGAGGAGGACCCAATGGTGGAAGAGAAAATGCGCCTCGGGCGCCTGTTATTACTGCGGGAAGAGCGTACATCCCTCAGACCTCACCATGGATCACATCGTGCCGCTCATCAGGGGCGGTAAATCGACGAAGGGGAATCTTGTTCCCGTATGCAAGGAATGTAACAGCAAGAAGAAGTACATGCTGCCCCTGGAGTGGGAAGAGTATCTCGACCGATTGAGGAACGATGAGATTTGAGTGTGGTAAACTATCAGGATGTCCGAACGTGAACTCCTCATCGAGGGGGCGAAACAGAACAACCTCAAGAATATCACCGTCAGCATTCCCCACAACAAGGTCACCGCGGTCACGGGAGTGTCGGGCTCCGGCAAGTCGTCTCTCGCCTTCGATACCATCTTCGCGGAAGGACAGTGGAGGTTCATTGAATCGATCTCGACGTACGCGCGCCTTTTCCTCGAGAAACTCGACAGGCCCGATGTCGAAGCGATCCACAATCTGCGTCCCGCCGTCGCCCTGGAACAGAAGAATCCCGTAAGGGGTTCCCGCTCGACCGTAGGCACCCTGACCGAGGTCCACGATTTCCTCAGACTGTTGTATGCGAAGGTCTCGACACCCTATTGTCCGCGCTGCGGCAAGGAGGTGAGGAAATGGGATACCTCACAAGTAGTCCTTAAGCTTCTTCAAGAATACCCCGGAAGGCGGGCTGTCATCGCCTTTGAATCAAAAGAACCCGCAGAGACACTGAAAAAACGGGGATATCACCGCATGATGGTGGACGATGAAATCGTGGAAATCACCGCGGGGAGCGGAACCGGAACGACCGGATCAGGTTCGTCTTTCGATATCGTCCTCGATAGACTGGTCATTCGTGACGAACCGAGACTCGCGGACTCGATCGAGACGGCGTGGAGAGAGGGGCATGAGAGCATCAAGGTGATACTCTTTCCTGACCGGTCCGAAATGCGCGAGGTCTTACGGTTTTCGTCTTCTCATGCTTGCGACACCTGCGGCGTCATACTCCCTGAACCTTCGCCGCTTCTCTTCTCCTACAACCACCCTGTCGGAGCGTGTTCGGAGTGCAAAGGCTTCGGGAATATCCTCAGATACGACGAAACACTCCTCGTGCCCGATGAACACCTTGCGCTTGCCGAGGGGGCCATCGAGCCCTGGGAAAAGCCCGCGTACCGGTGGTGGAAACGACAGTTCATGGAAGGGGCGAAGAAGGCCGGGATAGACGTCCGGAAGCCCTATCGGGAGCTGTCCGATGGTGAGAGGGAAACGATATTCAAGGGCGGGGAGCATTTCTACGGGATCGACGATTTTTTTGAAGAACTCGAAAGCAGACGGTACAAGCTCCATGTGAGGGTCTTCCTCAGCAGATACAGGAACAGCATCATCTGTCCGGTCTGCAAGGGCAAGAGATTGCGGGAAGAAGTCCTCGCCTACAAGGTCTCGGGCCACGATATCGCCGAACTCTCCGACATGCCCGTATCACGATTGTCGGTCTTCTTCAGGGAGATCGGTCTCTCACCTTTTGAGAGGGACCTCGCAAAGGAGATACTAAAACAGATAGGGCTGAAGCTCTCGTTCCTCAGCAGAGTCGGTCTCGACTACCTGACCCTCAGCAGACTCGGGAGGACCCTATCAGGCGGCGAATATCAGAGGATAAACCTTTCGAATCAACTCGCCTCCTATCTCACCGGCACACTCTATGTGCTCGACGAGCCGACCGTGGGGCTCCATGCACGGGATACGGAGAGGATAGCCGGGATACTTTCGGAACTTGCGGAGATGGGCAATACCGTGATCGTTGTGGAACACGACAGGGGAATCATCGAGTCGGCTGACTGGGTTGTCGAGCTCGGCCCGGGCGGCGGCCAGCAGGGAGGAGAGGTCATCTTTTCCGGGCCGATGGCGGAGTTTCTCAAATCGGATACGCTTACCGCACAATATCTCAGCGGGGCTGTCGGCATGCGGCAGACATTCGGCGGCAGACAGTCGGCAGGCGACGACGTCAGGGGCAACCGCAAGAGGGAAAGAGGGTGGCCTTCTCTCACGCTTTCCGGAGCTCGGGGGAACAACCTCAAGGACGTCGTGCTCAAGGTGCCGCTCCGGAATCTCATCACCGTAACCGGGGTTTCCGGTTCGGGAAAGTCGAGTCTCATCGTGGATACGCTCTATAGGGCGGTGGCAAGGCACCTCGCCCTGGAGCAGACCTCACCCCTCCCCTACACCGCTCTCAGCGGTATCGAGCTGATCAAAGGTCTTCGCCTTATCGACCAGACTCCCATCGGAAGGTCGCCCCGCTCGAACCCTGTCACCTATCTCAAGGCATTCGATCATATCAGGAAACTCTTTTCGCTCCAGCCCGAGTCAAAGACACGGGGATACGGTCCCGGATTCTTCTCGTTTAATGTTGCAGGAGGGAGGTGCGAGACCTGTAAGGGAGAGGGCTATCAGAAACTCGAGATGTATTTTTTTGAGGACATCTATGTGAAGTGCGAAGACTGCGGCGGGAGGAGATACGGAGGGGAAGCCCTGAAAATAACGTACCGGGACGCGACGATCGATGATGTCCTCAACATGACCGTCGATGAAGGCGCGATACTTTTTTCCGATCTGCCGCTCATCAGGAATACCCTCTCCCTCATGCAGGATGTCGGCCTCGGCTACCTGAAACTCGGCCAATCCGCGACCACACTCTCCGGCGGTGAGGCGCAGAGACTCAAGATATGTTCTGAGTTGAGTTCAGGCAGGAGGAGGGATGTCCTCTATATACTCGACGAGCCGACCGTAGGGCTACACTTCAGGGATGTGGAGCTACTCCTAAAGGTCTTGAGACGACTCGTGGACGCGGGCAATACCGTCGTCGTGATAGAGCACAACCTCGACGTAATCGCAGCAGCCGACTGGGTCATCGACCTCGGACCCGAAGGCGGGGATGAGGGCGGCCGGATTCTCTTTGAAGGGAGACCGGAGGAAATCGTTAAGGCGAGCGCGTCCTATACGGGGAGGTATCTCAAGACAGCTATCGGCTGATGAGGATGGGGCTTCACGGACGGAACGTTTCCTCCCTTCTCTGTCGCCTTGAATGTAGCTTCCTATTTATGTTCGACCAACTCCACCCTTCTGTTCTTTGCCTTCCCCTCCTCGGTCCTGTTCGTATCGACCGGGCAATAGGGGCCGACACCAGCGGGCTTCAAGCGGGAAGCTTCGATGCCCCGGCCTGTCAGCGCCTTCGCCACCGCTGCGGCACGGTCTGAAGACAGTTTCAGGTTCGATTCGAGATTGCCGGTGTCGTCTGTGTGACCGACCACATAAAGCTTAAGCCGAGGGTTTTCCTTGAGGAGTTTCGTGATCTCATCGAGCGTCGGGGTTGACTCGGGTTTGATCTCGGATTTGCCGGTGTCAAAGTATATCCCGTAGACAACTGCCTTCCCCGTTGCCGTGATGCTCTGGTTCAGGGCGGATGCGTCGGCGGTCACTTCCTGTTCCATCGGCTTTGTCTCGACGATGACGAGTTCATAGTTCTGGCCGTCGTTAAAAGCCGCAGATTGGACGTACGTGACTGCGCCGCCCTTCTCGATCTTTGCGTTTACTACCCGGCCGTCGCTCGATAGGATCTTCCCTCCTATTTTCCGGACGGCATTTTCGTAATTAGCCGCGACC is a window from the Thermodesulfovibrionales bacterium genome containing:
- a CDS encoding HNH endonuclease, whose protein sequence is MEPFTSDVTEEELRRERAKARDLRRTQWWKRKCASGACYYCGKSVHPSDLTMDHIVPLIRGGKSTKGNLVPVCKECNSKKKYMLPLEWEEYLDRLRNDEI
- the uvrA gene encoding excinuclease ABC subunit UvrA, whose protein sequence is MSERELLIEGAKQNNLKNITVSIPHNKVTAVTGVSGSGKSSLAFDTIFAEGQWRFIESISTYARLFLEKLDRPDVEAIHNLRPAVALEQKNPVRGSRSTVGTLTEVHDFLRLLYAKVSTPYCPRCGKEVRKWDTSQVVLKLLQEYPGRRAVIAFESKEPAETLKKRGYHRMMVDDEIVEITAGSGTGTTGSGSSFDIVLDRLVIRDEPRLADSIETAWREGHESIKVILFPDRSEMREVLRFSSSHACDTCGVILPEPSPLLFSYNHPVGACSECKGFGNILRYDETLLVPDEHLALAEGAIEPWEKPAYRWWKRQFMEGAKKAGIDVRKPYRELSDGERETIFKGGEHFYGIDDFFEELESRRYKLHVRVFLSRYRNSIICPVCKGKRLREEVLAYKVSGHDIAELSDMPVSRLSVFFREIGLSPFERDLAKEILKQIGLKLSFLSRVGLDYLTLSRLGRTLSGGEYQRINLSNQLASYLTGTLYVLDEPTVGLHARDTERIAGILSELAEMGNTVIVVEHDRGIIESADWVVELGPGGGQQGGEVIFSGPMAEFLKSDTLTAQYLSGAVGMRQTFGGRQSAGDDVRGNRKRERGWPSLTLSGARGNNLKDVVLKVPLRNLITVTGVSGSGKSSLIVDTLYRAVARHLALEQTSPLPYTALSGIELIKGLRLIDQTPIGRSPRSNPVTYLKAFDHIRKLFSLQPESKTRGYGPGFFSFNVAGGRCETCKGEGYQKLEMYFFEDIYVKCEDCGGRRYGGEALKITYRDATIDDVLNMTVDEGAILFSDLPLIRNTLSLMQDVGLGYLKLGQSATTLSGGEAQRLKICSELSSGRRRDVLYILDEPTVGLHFRDVELLLKVLRRLVDAGNTVVVIEHNLDVIAAADWVIDLGPEGGDEGGRILFEGRPEEIVKASASYTGRYLKTAIG
- a CDS encoding sensor domain-containing diguanylate cyclase: MPWFSLTVLLIALYSYLSFLMKKKGYVFETLFSFMLLVAGLIQFFGSPWLHVVYIPLLFTLAIPYGPELIVPLSLTVPGLEMRHFTDQNLREEVVFNAVAVVTAIALSLILSRMKKERDTARKSLRRLKEAAEDMGPAAGIDVMNGENLISQYLSSSNTANEEIRESLLILGRILSADSVGMFTLKENTATFRCSTAEDQPSGVDDREPIDLCRRKRAPVLFGTNPRGVAIPVLDRDIIAGVLITRRSGPNPFEGPDIKTLEMFSGQIAKMLQRQRISSQLTRDRSALQILHKGSSNLIASLKIEGIARNLIEAAHNIAPLSMAFFVPRGDGYELIYEIGIIPPEDRHVDFGNSLVGMAVRNGEPIYLSDLRNNKMPVLPFKAGQVGSVFMLPLLYEKELLGLLVFLSERPGALNSYQIELLGVLGNQASASLVNARLHSEIERLAVTDGLTGLFNHRHFQEKLSLELNRLQRLPHPLSLLLVDIDFFKKINDAYGHPAGDVILKGVAAIVKTTVRNTDIPARYGGEEFAAVLAGTDREGAMTMAERLRKSVEGKGFLIDGKEVRVTVSIGAATAPYDAEEREQLISRADEALYHAKENGRNRSVLWHEIP
- a CDS encoding OmpA family protein, producing the protein MRGRRLTVIIFFAILVSFSHAQAEGEKDVEGGQDHPLLSRMPGYYLESHDIKDFDVYDISAYLSGADAAWKGKITKLGYTRKKGAKPVSMAQVAANYENAVRKIGGKILSSDGRVVNAKIEKGGAVTYVQSAAFNDGQNYELVIVETKPMEQEVTADASALNQSITATGKAVVYGIYFDTGKSEIKPESTPTLDEITKLLKENPRLKLYVVGHTDDTGNLESNLKLSSDRAAAVAKALTGRGIEASRLKPAGVGPYCPVDTNRTEEGKAKNRRVELVEHK